AAATACAAGAGCCGGGGCAGCCTTTATTAACGTCAACACAGAAAATGTACCATCACCTGaggttttagggggaaaaaatatagTAAATTCACATACACCAGAGGGGAACACTGTATAAATATTGGTATCTGAtgcaaaggggaagaaaaaaaaaaacaaagctccACACACAGCCAAGCATTATTTGCAAAATCCTGAAGGCTTCTGAAATGGTTTTTCTAAGTAAAACTACACCTGGAGCAGCGTTTGCCAGTTCCCCGACAGCTCAGCACCTCCGTCTACCACACTTGATTTGCTTCGAAAAGAGATGTCGAGGGCGACTGCCCCGTACACAGCCGTTTCCTGGAGTTGGGGTGGAAGGTTAAGGCACAGAGTTGATTCAAAAGTCAAGCGCAGCCCACCCCAACTCAGGTTCTCAGTAGGAAGCAAACCTTGGGAGGGATCGGCCAGCCGGCCACCTCCCTAACTCCACAAAGACATGAACTTTCACAGAAAAGGGGCGGGGGCTGCAGAATTAAGCCGCCTTCAATtctatttcagaggcacagaactTCCTTGCTGGTGGGggaaatgtgtttttattcagctCATGGCCTTCTGTATGTTTGTAAGAGATGCCGGTTGCCTGAAAAAAAAGGTGACTGGTTCTTACTGCTACAAGAAGGCAGAGAGATTTCCTCCGAGATGCACATGTGCCTGTCTAAGATCTAACCTGCTATATATACTATGTTCTGAAGGGGGTGCCACCGCATGGACTGTTTAGGGAGGTTCTCCTCCCCCGTAGCATGAATCTGAGCCTCTCCACAATGCCTGCTCCAAAGGTTTGCAGGTAGAAAACCATAGTAGGTATCACATGGTATTAAAATTAGTGGGGACTATTCTTGGAAGATGGTCTGCTTTCACACAGTCTCACAGAACCGAACTTACCCAGCTGAAGCCAAGAAGCAATAAACTGACACAGAGCCTAGCTCCAGGGTGCTGTTGGAGGCTTTCCTTCAAAAATAAAATCAGGAAGTTTCCAGCCTTCTCCCCGCAAGCCCACATTTTGAATTGTGGGGTGAGCCTGTGATCCCAATTTCCCTTTTGCTGGGCCAGTATTTAACTGGACATTGTAGTGGCTGCCTCCCCTCTTGAATTGGGGTTAACGTTTGGCTTCCATTGCGCCCAACTCCCCGAGAAAACTGCAAACACAAAGGTCAAAACCGCAACTGGAACCCGGCTTGGGAAGAAGGTGGATTGTGAAAAGTATTCACATAGGAAAAGCAGGTTCCTTCCTGAATTCTCGTGTCCGAGGGGGCAGCTTCCACTGACACCACAGCAGCGTGACCTGCTGGGAAATGAGGCTTTCCAGCTGCTCTAAGTTAGACAACGAGGGTGGTGCAAAGAGGAATGAAAGAAGAATACTTGGGCCAAATATATGCCTCTCTCTGCTTCTTCTGGTAGCCAAGAAATTGACAAGACCTGTACCAAAATACACAGCTACAGCACTTGGAGATTGCTAGCCACGTGGAGAACAAGGTGCTCCCTGGAGAAAAATCCTTCTGAGGAACTCAGCATGCCCTCAAAACCATCCCACTTTGGAGTCGCACATTAATGGGAACAGCCATATATTCAGGCCCCAGCAGGAGGTGAGCTTCCCTGCTGCTCCTCAAGCACAGATCAGGGACTCCTTTGTGAAAATCTATAGGTCTTTCTAGCTTTGCAGGAAATGAAAGCTTCTGGACCCTTTTCTgtaaatacataaaattaaatCTCTGCAGTTCTTTTTAGGTTttaggaaagagagagaagggccGGGCTGGGAGGTGAACTAAAAGTCCTCTACTGAAGTTTGCCGATTTTCATTTTTAGCGTCATACCACAAAAGGCTGCACAGTGAGTTAGGTCTTTACTGCTGGAGCTTCCCTGCCTGGGATGCTGTGCTCAGTCCCAGAAATCTCCTTCGCCGAAAAGAGCACCCAAACTATGTGCTGAGGGGCTTTGGCAGCTGACCAGGCAAAGTCTCTTGCCTCTGCCTGCAGTTCTACTAGGGAAAGTCACAGAGTGGCGCCACCTCCCACTGTGCACCTCCATTAGCTACATTTTCTTTGTctggatgaaagaggaaatcCCCCAGCGGGATCCTACGAAGCCAAGAAGGGCCGGCTGCACCCAACTGCCATTGCTCAGCGTCTTCACAGAAAATCCAGTTCGAGAGCTTGGTGGAGGGACACCAGATCCGCGTGGTTCGTAATCCTCCAAAAAGGCATGTTATGCTGCAAACAGAGAGAGGGCCTGTTAGGTGCAAAGTGCGAGACCTTTTATTAGGGCCAGCTCAAAGGCCACACAAGTGGGGAGCTAGATTTCAAGTATTCTATTGGGAAGGAGTAGAGAGAAGGCCAGACGCCttgtgtcagaaggccagatgcaagggagagcaccaggatgaggtctcatgttatctggtgtgctccctggggtatttggtggggccgctgtgagatacaggaagctggactagatgggcctatggcctgatccagtggggctgttcttatgttagagaaTAAACACAGCCCACTTACCTGCTTGGCTGCCATCTCTTCATCACGTCCATCTCCAATAACCACATATGTCACCTTCTTTCCAAACCGAGAGACGATCCTTTCAAAACAGCTCTCTTTACCTACCCAGAAAACACAGACATCTTTGCAGTTGCTGTCTAAGGAACTTCTGCAGCTTCCCCAACAGAAGCAGGCCCCTCCCAAAACCCATCTTCCTGCACAATTGTGCACCGGGGTTTGTCCAAATTTTACCCATATCACAGACATTTGTTTTTTGagtcatgagggctagaaacctgCTTTTCTTTTGATTGAGGTACGTAGATAAGCACTGACCTATTTTTGTTGCACTATAAATATTTTCAATCGGGAACACTTCGCCGAGTCCATATAGCAGGACTTTGGCCAGAGCAGGCACCAGCTGAGTGGTTGTGATCAAAATGTTCACACAATTCTTTCTGGAGGACAGGAAGAGAAAACAGTGAATGGTTGAAGTCCTGAGACAGTCTTGCTGATGCACACTCGAAACAGATGAAAGTGGCAGGTCTTGTATTTTCAGCAGCAAACTACAGGCAACCTTGTTTTCATTGCTCATTGTGGGTACTCTTTATGCCTTAGCCTGGAGCATGAAGCACCACTGCTAAAGGCTTGAGTAAATTTAATACAATGGATACCACCCTCCAATCTTGGAAGTCTACTGCAGGACAAAAGGAGGTATAGCACTGGGTTTGGATCCCCAGATACTGTCCTCCACAGAGATGTAGCAGTTTTCTCACAATTCAGACAAGAGACTTCCACCCCACGGCTTACATGAAACACATTACAGGCCTGCTCGATTGAAGTGCCCCATAAAATCCATAACGATGGGTGAAAAGAGCCACATTGTACAAGACACAACACTTTCATTTCCATACCTAGACTGAATGAGAAGCAGGGACTTCAGTGCTGTTCCCAACCAGGAATCTGTCAGCATTTCTATGTCTTCCCTTAATCTCTGCAAAACTTCTTTCTTCTCTGGACTGAGGAGGCCTGTGAAGCACACATAATATGATGGTTATAAACATCATTCCCCCCAGTACTGTAATTGTACAATGTGAACGCAGGCTCAGATCTGCACTTTCTGGGTTCACCTGACATAGAATTGCTTAGATTGGAAAATAACACTATGAATATGTCAGCAGGTGGTTTGGTTTTCAGGGTACCAACCaaccaaatacacacacacacagttatccATTATCCATTTACTGCAGAAGTTCTAGGCTGCCTTTCTGCAACACTACACTCAAAACAGTTTTTAAATGATGGAATTAAAACATtcgatacttaaaaaaaaattctgcatcaCACAAAATAGCTTTAACCCTGTCCtaatggaacatttttttcctgctttaagTGGCCTCTCACTGggacatggcaaaaaaaaaagacaattttgCAAAGCAAAACATGCATACGCACATATACAGAGAGGCCCTCATGGTAcaggttccattccaggaaatTCGGGGACAGTGTAATCTGCTGGTTTCGGGGACCCCCAAGCCCTGCAAATTTGACTGGACCTGTGTTCTGGTTGGgtccagaggcccttctgagggcctccagaaggctgaaaagtaTGACTGAAGCTTCTGACACCTTCAATGGGCTTGAAAATTGGAAGTCATTTGGGTTCCAATTTGGGTTTGGAAGACTACAGGTGGAAGACTGCAGGTGGCCGCTTCGGCTCGGAAGACTACTGGTGGCCCaccccacaggtttggaacccatgagtattcaaatccatgggtacCAAACCCACGGATATTGAGGGCCACCTATACATGAAGTGATAAGCTGTTgtagaaaaatgaaatgaattattCAGAGCTGCTTTCAAAGGTAAGGTCTCAGCAGGCACTTTGCCAATGTGGAACTCTGTACATGCTTGACACAGCAGGGgatttacagcacaaacctatgcatgtctactcagaaataagtcccattcagttcagtgggccttactcccaggtaaatgtgtacaaaAACTCAGCCTCAGCTTACATGGATCAAGTCCCTCACTTTGCTGCAACCTGCTTTTGAATTCCACCCTATTCTGTTGACATGAAAAAAACTAAAATGATCACTCAAACCCTGGCATGGTCTTAAAAAGACCCAAGGGCTGAACTACTGCTTTGCTCCAATTAAAACTGGTTAGCCTATTCTGGCTGCACTGGTTGAAGAAGCAAGAGcttaaagggcgcaatcctaaccccgtatgttagtgatttctagcactggcatagtggtgccaatgggacacgtgctgcatcctgcagttgagtgtctctcgtagaagcctcctcaaagtaagggaatgtttgttcccttacctcagagctgcactgctcttatgccagtgctggaaagcactgacataaggggttaggattgcgccctaataagGACAAAAGGATTTTCAAGAAGGAACATATGCTCTTGCCTGGTGCTCCCAACTTCAGTCCTGCTGGTGCATGCAGGGTATTCACACTCACCTACTACGTTGCTTTTGTATTTGTCATAAATCTCGCGCACCTTCCGGTAGCGGAAAGCCAGCTTCCTCATCCAGTCCACTCCGCCCTGAACACCCCCAGAACTGTGATTGGTGTTACTTCCCGAGCCACTGAAGCCGTCTGTGGAAAAATTGTAATTgctgtgccaggaaaaaaaaaaaggcaggcttTGAGTTATTTTTGCTGGAAACCTCTATCTGAAGCCTAATAATCACGGCAACAAGGACGGTTCTGCGTTTTGTGGCCTATCACAACAGATCTCTCTGTAGGGGAACACTCCTagctccactgctgaaccactacTCTTGGTGCTCAGAAACTTGAAGACCACATCTAATCAGCCTCCGTGAAGACCTTGGGAATAGGATCTGAAAAGCCTGATTCCAGACAGTCACTATTTTAGGCTCAGCACTCCTATTTATACAGGGTTCAAATGCTGATGGCTAGGAAAACAAGGGGGGTTCTTCAGAGCATATTaggaaacacaggaagctgcctaatGCCAACTCTATCTAGGTCAATACTGTCTTCACCggttggcagcatctctccaggtaGGTGGTCTTTCCCTGCTTagctgaagatgccagggattgaaccggAGACGTTCTACATGCAATGTGGGTATTTTGCCAGTAAGCTACAGTCCCTTCCAGTTGCCCTGGAATCTGACAGCACAACTCAAGAGCTACTTCCTGGCTGGCTTTGGAGACACTCTTAGCAAGGATGTTAGTGGAATGGCCAGATGTGCTTctgatcccacctcctccactgTTCGTAGAAGGTGTCCTGCATTTCCTCCTGACATACAGATATTTCTACTAGGACTGCAATGCATGTTCATAGGgacacatttctggtgcaaaaatgGATCCCAGAAATGATATCTGGGCAGCTGCTCCAGTGCTCGTTTTTTACTGAGGATTCCACTTCAGAATGACCCCCTTCAGATGACCTCGTGCACGGGCTGACatcgcaatgccaaacagtccaAAAGATATGGCATTGTGACAACGTAAATATGAGCAAATGTAGCTaactcagagtgagggcaatacTTCCTAAATCACAATACCCATGCTCTGGATGGCCAGAATGTGCATCAACAGGGAAAGAAGAGGGGTGTGTCAACCACAGCAACTGTCACCATCCCTTGGACAGCTATTCACCAGATGAGGTAGGGAATGAAGGCAAACATGGTTATTATTTTGGGCAATGCCACCACCCCCTCCTAGGTCAGGAATGAAAGCCTGAGGAGAAATGTGCCAACAAATCCATTTTCCTGGCCAGGAACAAAGGCCTCCTTTGTTACCACAAGGGCTTAGGACCCTATTGGCCTATGGGCTGCTGGGCActtatcacttttttttttaaagcaaactccCTAAATATGGTACTTAAAGCAGTCATATGAGATCACATATATTTAGGTTTAAGTCTGTAATTTGTTGAAAAAGCTCAGAATCAAAATCAAATGAAATACATCACCTTAAGTCTTGCCCATTGTCATCGGACACAACGTCTTCCACGTGAACTTGGTCACACTCCTggagaagagaaaatgcgcagtttttaactggaaaggAGGGGTGTAAATTCAttaaacacatacacaaataaaACAAAGCAAGGCCTTGTTGACTGAAATGCGACTTTTGCCTTTAAAACCCCAAAATGGATGGCAAATGGAACTATAGGTGGAAcatcagtatccactgatttgactcaacactgatactggggtccacctttaaacgCCTTGTATCAAGGAAAataatccaatttcctatctGCATGCTGTTAAACCACATTGGTtgcaaacttctcaggagtattCAGGTGTCCCCTGGTATCCTTGGAGGATACATTCCTGcccagggttaaagatagctttaaagacccacctcAGGGTTTTGagctcctccattgtcactccagaatgcattgatatagatgctatactgcattcagccaccagATGGGATgtataatggaatgaaattattccattatattcatttattcaccccatctagtggctgaatgcagtataacgCCTGGAGCAAGAAattcagaagtgggtctttaaagctatttttccactaatttggtatccactgattttttttttatccactgggggttctggagcacaaccccagtggataacaaagcaCGACCTGTATGCTAAAATGAATCAGGCCAAACAGCCTTCAGCTCTTGATGTGGGAACGCGACTCTCTCAGTGACCACAAAATCTGGCCTTGACTGACACTTTCCAAACTCACTCTTGTGACATATGTAAAGATACCACCGGCTCTGCAAGTCACTATTTTTGAGAGTTCAATCATGTAAGAGAAAAAAAACTGGGATCTTTTCTACTGGTCATTCAGATCGTGTTACTCTTAACACAGTTCTTGCCACTGGTGTAGTGTTTGTTTATGCAGAGGCACTCTTTGGCTTTAGTAACACAGCaaccggcaggcaggcaaacctgctgcccctCCACTCAGGCAAACCGGAGTGAGCCGGTTACTAAGACTGAAGTCTGGGAACAAGCTGATATAGCATTTATAAGAAGCGCTTATTGTTCATAGCTAGGAACGCGTTGTTATAGCATCAAAGTAACTGAGAGTAACTTGTAACATGTTTCAAGATTCAATAAAAGCTGGCTGGGAAGCTCAGAAAAGCGGCATCCCTCCCTGCATTAAATCCTTAACCTGTCTCTcgtctcctctctgcctccttatTCTGCTACATCAGTCATTGCTGAGGCgtactcagtaaaaggcagctttgctTCCTGCATTCAACCCTCAACCTGACTCTTCATTCTGTCTTTCTGACTTCTCACTGCTCTGCTCCTTGCACTACATCAAGCAACCTGGCCTAGAGTCCAGTTTGCTCCCCAAAGTCACTGCAACAACTGGCTTCTCCTCCCTTTCCATCTCCACTTTAAGCATCTCCATTTTAAGCTCTCTCTTTCACAGGTCTCCATGGTTTTGCTCTTCTGTGTTTATATGCTCTTCCATGAACCCTTTGTCTCCACAAGTACCAATCTTCTTGTTCGCACTAAGGTTACCCTCTCTCTTCCATGCCTGCATTCATTTCCCCATGCAGTATAGTGTCTCTCTGCCCCTTTGACTTTGCTTTCCCTTCCTTCCAAATATGTGTGCAGATGTCTTTATACTCCAAACCTGTGAGCAGGGCCTACAATTAACTTATTTTAAATCCCAGAGGTCAGATGTCCCTATTTTTCTCTCTGGCCGCAGCCCAGTCCCATAATAAATATTGCATCTTAAGGGTTAGTAGATACGAGTGTGGTACTCCCATCATTCACCGCATCCACTTAAGGTTAGAATTTGGAAGAAAATACCTACTTCTAAGTCATTGAAAAATAAATGTGTATCAGCCACTTCAAAAATCATTTCTTCCATTGTCAAACCAGAGCCAATGACATGAGTTGGGTCCTggaacaaaacagaaacaaattgTTCGACTGGAAAAAGTTATGAACAGACTAAGAGTTATGTGACCATATTCCTGAAAAAAGTATAGAATCATGCTATATAATGGTTACATACGCATTTCAAAGccttaggaaaaaaagaaatcagatcTAAAAGTTAACACTTATtacaaattgttaaaatctttgtGCACAACTCAAGATCCTCTTAAACATAAACTGCATTCACTATGATCTGCTACCTTAAAAATGCAGTTTTACTAGATTTGCCTTCTGAATTCACTAATTCAGATTCAATGATATGGTAGAGACAATATCGCTTGAACTATGAGAAATTCTGCATAAGAAATGTTAATACCTTCCCATATTTCTGGGCATATGATCCGGTGAGAAGAGAATGAAAAATTATGATGGTCTCATCCAAGTCCCACAGAAACACTCGCTGAGGAAGAAATGAGAAATAGAAGTTTTGGAACTGTACAATGGTTGCCAAATAAGTAATCCAACTTCAGTGGCCCAGGCATCTTTAATAGGTATCTCAAACCCTGATAAGGAAATATTTGATATCTGCGTGTGCATGATGACTGACCAGGGCCAGCTCaatcatgaggctgactgagacagCTGACACAGGTGGCACATTGGTTGGGGGGACACCTGCTTCGGCTGCTGCTCCTTCTCGCTGGATCtaaaaaggaactgtggaggagaagagtgaaGGGCAAAAGAGTCAAAGCCACTTTCTAGACTACACCCTCTCTgccactcttcctcttctgctctgtcccactCTCCTTTTCGAATCCAGGAAAGAGGAAAATGTGCCACAGGgcaaggggagcagcatttggttaGCCCATgcaatgggggcagcatttggcaccccACTTTAGGACCAGGAGGTTTTGGATCCATCCTTTGACTGAATTACATTATAGTTCTTGTATCATTAGAAAACACCATCAGGGACTCCAAGAATCTACGGACTGAGCTACTAGCTACTCCTGCTTCAGAAGCCTCCCTACAGGTGCAGGTGAGTAACATTTCCCCCTGTGACTGGCTAGCTATACGAAGCCTCTGGATTGGCCATGTTTGTTATAAATACTAGAAACCTGGCCTTTTGCGTTTGCCTGGTCAAACCTTCACATGAAGGTTTATCTCATTCCTATAGTCAAATCTTTTTAGAccttttaaaacagtggtttctACACTCTCCTTTCACtgctttttccccagccattcaAAACAATCAACCTTTGcctgaaggaaaaaaagagtCACATGCTGGCCAAGTGGAGATGTAAAAGAAACCACGGTTAGTCTctgcctcttcttctctgtcctgtGTGAAGAGAGAATTAAAGCTTCCATTTTGGGTTCTAAGTCAACCACAGTTGTGTGCTACATACAAACTCAGGGAATGACAAAATAACCAGGATCAAACCATAGTTTCATATCCTGGTTTGTATCCAACAGTGGTTTAAATAAACCATAGCTCCCTGAGTTTGAACATAGCACAGAACTGTGATTAACTTCAAACCAGAAAGAGCCCACTCTCCTCTTCTGGAGAGGAATAAGGGGtaggggaggaaaaaagaatagaTGAAGACCAACTTCTAGTTCATTGTCCTGTGGCGAAGAAGAATCTGCTTTCCTTTTGCCTCTGTTTTTCCCAGTCACATTTTTCCTGGACTGCTCGTCTACATCTTTACTTGCTGCTGCCCTTGGCAGTAATGGGCTTGTGGATGCGTCTCCTACAAAAAAGAAACAGATATAAACATATTTAAATTTCAAACTCAGAAAATATCTTCCCCCATGCAAAAGATACCCCTCCAATTTAGAAGCCAGCTAAAGAGATCCTACATTAGCTAGAAAACTAAAGCCTTCTAGGAGGTTACCACGCAGCCCCATCCCCAACCTTCCAGGATGAACAAATGCAAAACTGTCACCCACTAGGAACAGGGTCTTCTCGGTAGTTCTGATAATATTGCAATTTTATTGTTGAACACCTTTGAGTGTTgaaaaaaaagcaacagaaaaatcTTTTAACTAATTAAATATGGAATGCACTTATGACCAAGTCTGATcactgatccatctagttcagaatTCTCAGCCCCTGCTAGGCAGCTACTGTCCGCTGcttcctggagatgctagggaccaagtccttctacatgcaaagcagaagGTCTACCAGTCTGCTACAGCACCTCCCAAGGCCCTCTCCAAGAAGGTGTGTTTGGTTCCATTACTTGCTTCCTTCTGGAAGCAGACAAAGCATTCCTGTTCCACCAAGCCTTTACAACCACTGTTTGATTATATTGCCCTCTTATACTGAAAATAGTCCTGCAACAGTTTGgctgtttaagccatttccgcccaatgatgcatatacgcaacagtgaTCAAacctgtacacctgtgggttgggttAATTTAACTGGGAGTAGCTCATTATTTGTGCTTTCACACTGTAAACCACCCtgcaaatgaataataaaaagcAGCCTACATGTGCTGTAAATCAAAACAAGCTGAAATGGGAGAAAAATTGTTTCACC
This sequence is a window from Tiliqua scincoides isolate rTilSci1 chromosome 10, rTilSci1.hap2, whole genome shotgun sequence. Protein-coding genes within it:
- the EYA3 gene encoding eyes absent homolog 3 isoform X1 — translated: MDEVQDLAEQPMKKAKMQESDEQMLQQANNADSSDQKAESSGLGSDLPMSSEIMPCTDYISRSSNEYTSQMYSAKPYAHILSVPVSETMASYSGQTQYQALQQSQTYAVYPQTTQAYGLPPFGALWPGMKPESGLIQTPSPSQHSVLTCTTGLTTSQSSPAHYSYPIQASSTNANSVSISSAAVSISASAVASISQQEYPTYTILGQSQYQPYYSSSSFGVIAPADSNTESTTLAPTTYSSEKSNAMVPTQTAQRHSSGDASTSPLLPRAAASKDVDEQSRKNVTGKNRGKRKADSSSPQDNELERVFLWDLDETIIIFHSLLTGSYAQKYGKDPTHVIGSGLTMEEMIFEVADTHLFFNDLEECDQVHVEDVVSDDNGQDLSNYNFSTDGFSGSGSNTNHSSGGVQGGVDWMRKLAFRYRKVREIYDKYKSNVVGLLSPEKKEVLQRLREDIEMLTDSWLGTALKSLLLIQSRKNCVNILITTTQLVPALAKVLLYGLGEVFPIENIYSATKIGKESCFERIVSRFGKKVTYVVIGDGRDEEMAAKQHNMPFWRITNHADLVSLHQALELDFL
- the EYA3 gene encoding eyes absent homolog 3 isoform X5, translating into MDEVQDLAEQPMKKAKMQESDEQMLQQANNADSSDQKAESSGLGSDLPMSSEIMPCTDYISRSSNEYTSQMYSAKPYAHILSVPVSETMASYSGQTQYQALQQSQTYAVYPQTTQAYGLPPFGDASTSPLLPRAAASKDVDEQSRKNVTGKNRGKRKADSSSPQDNELERVFLWDLDETIIIFHSLLTGSYAQKYGKDPTHVIGSGLTMEEMIFEVADTHLFFNDLEECDQVHVEDVVSDDNGQDLSNYNFSTDGFSGSGSNTNHSSGGVQGGVDWMRKLAFRYRKVREIYDKYKSNVVGLLSPEKKEVLQRLREDIEMLTDSWLGTALKSLLLIQSRKNCVNILITTTQLVPALAKVLLYGLGEVFPIENIYSATKIGKESCFERIVSRFGKKVTYVVIGDGRDEEMAAKQHNMPFWRITNHADLVSLHQALELDFL
- the EYA3 gene encoding eyes absent homolog 3 isoform X3 — its product is MDEVQDLAEQPMKKAKMQESDEQMLQQANNADSSDQKAESSGLGSDLPMSSEIMPCTDYISRSSNEYTSQMYSAKPYAHILSVPVSETMASYSGQTQYQALQQSQTYAVYPQTTQAYGLPPFGALWPGMKPESGLIQTPSPSQHSVLTCTTGLTTSQSSPAHYSYPIQGDASTSPLLPRAAASKDVDEQSRKNVTGKNRGKRKADSSSPQDNELERVFLWDLDETIIIFHSLLTGSYAQKYGKDPTHVIGSGLTMEEMIFEVADTHLFFNDLEECDQVHVEDVVSDDNGQDLSNYNFSTDGFSGSGSNTNHSSGGVQGGVDWMRKLAFRYRKVREIYDKYKSNVVGLLSPEKKEVLQRLREDIEMLTDSWLGTALKSLLLIQSRKNCVNILITTTQLVPALAKVLLYGLGEVFPIENIYSATKIGKESCFERIVSRFGKKVTYVVIGDGRDEEMAAKQHNMPFWRITNHADLVSLHQALELDFL
- the EYA3 gene encoding eyes absent homolog 3 isoform X4; its protein translation is MNRCYSKQTMQTVVIRKPNPLALAQTCPCPVKLCHALITSQGHQMNIPHRCILQSHMHISFLYPCQKRWPLTLARLNTKHCNSHRRMLFILRRPKPTDYLLLEYPTYTILGQSQYQPYYSSSSFGVIAPADSNTESTTLAPTTYSSEKSNAMVPTQTAQRHSSGDASTSPLLPRAAASKDVDEQSRKNVTGKNRGKRKADSSSPQDNELERVFLWDLDETIIIFHSLLTGSYAQKYGKDPTHVIGSGLTMEEMIFEVADTHLFFNDLEECDQVHVEDVVSDDNGQDLSNYNFSTDGFSGSGSNTNHSSGGVQGGVDWMRKLAFRYRKVREIYDKYKSNVVGLLSPEKKEVLQRLREDIEMLTDSWLGTALKSLLLIQSRKNCVNILITTTQLVPALAKVLLYGLGEVFPIENIYSATKIGKESCFERIVSRFGKKVTYVVIGDGRDEEMAAKQHNMPFWRITNHADLVSLHQALELDFL
- the EYA3 gene encoding eyes absent homolog 3 isoform X2; protein product: MDEVQDLAEQPMKKAKMQESDEQMLQQANNADSSDQKAESSGLGSDLPMSSEIMPCTDYISRSSNEYTSQMYSAKPYAHILSVPVSETMASYSGQTQYQALQQSQTYAVYPQTTQAYGLPPFASSTNANSVSISSAAVSISASAVASISQQEYPTYTILGQSQYQPYYSSSSFGVIAPADSNTESTTLAPTTYSSEKSNAMVPTQTAQRHSSGDASTSPLLPRAAASKDVDEQSRKNVTGKNRGKRKADSSSPQDNELERVFLWDLDETIIIFHSLLTGSYAQKYGKDPTHVIGSGLTMEEMIFEVADTHLFFNDLEECDQVHVEDVVSDDNGQDLSNYNFSTDGFSGSGSNTNHSSGGVQGGVDWMRKLAFRYRKVREIYDKYKSNVVGLLSPEKKEVLQRLREDIEMLTDSWLGTALKSLLLIQSRKNCVNILITTTQLVPALAKVLLYGLGEVFPIENIYSATKIGKESCFERIVSRFGKKVTYVVIGDGRDEEMAAKQHNMPFWRITNHADLVSLHQALELDFL